A genomic window from Streptomyces sp. NBC_01429 includes:
- the murJ gene encoding murein biosynthesis integral membrane protein MurJ: protein MTDTRQSQPPQPPPRSTPPTAAASALPVVPPPTPAPPVEAAPPVEAAPGAGGASTGGAAALVPGPSGRFLARAAFLTALLTAAGAVLGLLRDQTIAHFYGAGPDTDAFLVAWTVPEVSATLLIEDAMALILVPAFSLALARRAVRPVSEPDPVRQLTRSTLPRLFLALSAAAALLALAAPWAVAVLAPGLPETRLAVDCTRLTATSVFTYGLAGYFSAALRAHGNFVAPAAIYVASNVGIIGTMLVVRDRGGVEVAAAGVGVGGVLMVLIQLPSLWRRLREHRAGPSATPEPGPAVSRTATVAPVALGLLAPVIAFALSRQSQVLIERFLAAPLPAGAISHLNYAQKVAQIPMTLSLMLCTVTFPVVARAMAAGETDRARRRVERDLALAAMIVLVGAATIIACAPQFIEILFQRGEFTAADTAATAAVMRVYALGLLGHTLVGALVRCYFSAARPLWFPALAMVLGLVLTTVAGALLVQVWGVLGIAAANALGITAAAALILHGLSRHSMALDARFMLGGLAKLTAAAAASTGAGWLVGTLVDSPVAGAVCACEVIAAVFLVIARALRAPEIDTVLRPVSRKLTHVR from the coding sequence ATGACCGATACCAGGCAGTCGCAGCCCCCTCAACCGCCGCCGCGGTCCACACCGCCGACGGCGGCCGCGTCCGCGCTCCCCGTGGTGCCTCCGCCGACACCGGCGCCCCCGGTGGAGGCCGCGCCTCCGGTGGAGGCCGCGCCCGGGGCGGGCGGGGCCTCCACCGGCGGGGCCGCGGCCCTTGTTCCGGGGCCGTCCGGGCGCTTCCTCGCCCGCGCGGCGTTCCTCACCGCCCTGCTGACCGCCGCCGGTGCGGTCCTCGGGCTGCTGCGGGACCAGACCATCGCGCACTTCTACGGCGCCGGGCCCGACACCGACGCCTTCCTCGTCGCCTGGACCGTCCCCGAGGTCTCCGCCACGCTCCTCATCGAGGACGCCATGGCGCTCATCCTCGTACCGGCGTTCAGCCTGGCCCTGGCGCGCCGGGCCGTGCGGCCCGTCTCGGAGCCCGACCCCGTACGGCAGTTGACCCGATCGACGCTGCCCCGGCTGTTCCTCGCGCTCAGCGCCGCCGCCGCCCTGCTGGCGCTGGCCGCGCCCTGGGCGGTGGCCGTCCTGGCCCCCGGGCTGCCGGAGACCCGGCTCGCCGTCGACTGCACCCGGCTGACGGCCACCTCGGTCTTCACCTACGGGCTGGCCGGGTACTTCAGTGCCGCGCTGCGGGCGCACGGCAACTTCGTGGCGCCCGCCGCGATCTACGTCGCGTCCAACGTCGGCATCATCGGCACGATGCTGGTCGTACGCGACCGGGGCGGCGTGGAGGTGGCGGCGGCCGGGGTCGGTGTCGGCGGCGTCCTCATGGTGCTGATCCAGCTGCCGTCCCTGTGGCGCAGGCTGCGGGAACACCGCGCGGGCCCGAGCGCGACACCGGAGCCGGGGCCGGCCGTCTCCCGGACGGCCACCGTCGCCCCCGTGGCCCTCGGGCTGCTCGCGCCCGTCATCGCCTTCGCGCTCAGCCGCCAGTCCCAGGTCCTCATCGAACGCTTCCTCGCCGCGCCGCTGCCCGCCGGGGCCATCTCGCACCTCAACTACGCGCAGAAGGTCGCGCAGATCCCGATGACGCTCTCGCTGATGCTCTGCACGGTCACCTTTCCCGTCGTCGCCCGCGCCATGGCGGCCGGTGAGACCGACCGGGCGCGGCGGCGCGTCGAGCGGGATCTCGCGCTGGCCGCGATGATCGTGCTGGTGGGGGCCGCCACGATCATCGCGTGCGCCCCCCAGTTCATCGAAATCCTCTTCCAGCGCGGTGAGTTCACCGCCGCCGACACGGCCGCGACCGCCGCCGTGATGCGGGTGTACGCGCTCGGGCTGCTGGGTCACACCCTGGTCGGGGCGCTCGTGCGCTGCTACTTCTCGGCCGCGCGCCCCCTGTGGTTCCCGGCGCTCGCCATGGTCCTCGGGCTGGTGCTGACCACCGTCGCGGGCGCCCTCCTGGTGCAGGTGTGGGGGGTGCTCGGGATCGCCGCCGCCAACGCCCTCGGCATCACCGCCGCCGCCGCGCTCATACTGCACGGCCTGTCCCGCCACAGCATGGCCCTCGATGCCCGGTTCATGCTCGGCGGACTGGCCAAACTCACCGCCGCCGCCGCGGCCTCCACCGGCGCCGGGTGGCTCGTCGGAACCCTCGTCGACTCACCCGTGGCGGGCGCCGTCTGCGCCTGCGAGGTGATCGCCGCGGTCTTCCTCGTCATCGCCCGCGCCCTGCGGGCGCCCGAGATCGACACCGTCCTCCGCCCCGTCTCACGAAAGCTCACCCATGTCCGCTGA
- a CDS encoding O-antigen ligase family protein produces MATAEALGVRPPHPVPLPRRVPVPLLPGDPRAVLRRAAPLLPAVAVVALLAVPSAPAGDGSAGSGSVADAASALLVLYCLVRVLRQRARPLTRTAALVLGMPVLGVTVAALTSDDTPAGLPGVARYLQIFVLVPAALLLLVRDRWDFRFLGGSVVALALAQGAIGVVQYLTGTGASYRGEDIRAVGTFGPTDVMGMATVVAYGLVIAVGFALGATDGSPRGQRAAALVCAGLLTVPLVLSFSRGAWIATAVAVGLQLLLSGPRRAAVAVLTAGALGVVLVGGLGLGSQLVTDRLGSIAEVADAPDQSVTDRYTMWAAATDMWRTRPVTGVGLKGFPAHRDSHASLALSSGSDTAGAGLGFQRQPLLSPHNMYLLVLSEQGLLGVLTLVGSWAALLVLTLRRLRAARGPRPARGTGADCGLVVTGLLVWQLVDFGYADIGGPSTVLTAVMLGLAAWWALAPGRARSGAVGT; encoded by the coding sequence ATGGCCACGGCCGAGGCCCTCGGCGTCCGGCCGCCGCACCCGGTCCCGCTGCCGCGCCGGGTGCCGGTCCCGCTGCTGCCCGGCGACCCGCGCGCCGTGCTGCGCCGGGCCGCGCCGCTGCTGCCCGCCGTGGCGGTCGTCGCGCTGCTGGCGGTGCCGTCCGCGCCGGCCGGGGACGGCTCGGCCGGGTCCGGGAGCGTGGCCGACGCGGCGTCCGCGCTGCTCGTCCTGTACTGCCTCGTACGCGTACTGCGCCAGCGGGCCCGCCCGTTGACCCGTACCGCCGCGCTCGTGCTCGGCATGCCGGTGCTCGGCGTGACCGTCGCCGCGCTCACCTCGGACGACACGCCGGCCGGACTGCCCGGGGTGGCGCGCTACCTCCAGATCTTCGTCCTGGTCCCGGCCGCGCTGCTGCTGCTCGTACGGGACCGGTGGGACTTCCGCTTCCTCGGCGGGTCCGTGGTGGCCCTCGCGCTGGCCCAGGGGGCGATCGGCGTCGTCCAGTACCTGACCGGGACCGGCGCCTCGTACCGGGGCGAGGACATCCGCGCGGTGGGCACCTTCGGGCCCACCGATGTGATGGGCATGGCCACCGTCGTGGCGTACGGCCTGGTCATCGCCGTCGGATTCGCGCTGGGCGCCACCGACGGGTCGCCACGCGGACAGCGCGCGGCGGCCCTGGTCTGCGCCGGGCTGCTGACCGTACCCCTGGTGCTCTCCTTCAGCCGGGGCGCGTGGATCGCCACGGCGGTGGCGGTCGGACTGCAACTGCTCCTCTCGGGACCGCGCAGGGCCGCCGTGGCCGTGCTCACCGCCGGGGCGCTCGGCGTCGTACTCGTCGGCGGCCTCGGCCTCGGCTCGCAGCTGGTCACCGACCGGCTCGGCTCGATCGCCGAAGTCGCCGACGCGCCCGACCAGTCCGTCACCGACCGGTACACGATGTGGGCCGCCGCCACCGACATGTGGCGCACGCGGCCGGTCACCGGCGTCGGGCTGAAGGGCTTCCCCGCCCACCGCGACAGCCACGCCTCGCTGGCGCTGTCCTCGGGCAGCGACACGGCGGGCGCGGGACTCGGCTTCCAGCGCCAGCCGCTGCTCTCCCCGCACAACATGTACCTGCTCGTGCTCAGCGAGCAAGGTCTGCTCGGTGTCCTCACGCTGGTGGGCAGCTGGGCCGCGCTGCTCGTGCTCACACTGCGCCGCCTGCGCGCGGCACGCGGCCCGCGCCCCGCGCGCGGTACCGGCGCGGACTGCGGGCTGGTCGTCACCGGGCTGCTGGTCTGGCAGCTGGTGGACTTCGGGTACGCGGACATCGGCGGCCCGTCCACCGTACTGACGGCCGTGATGCTCGGGCTGGCGGCCTGGTGGGCGCTGGCGCCCGGCCGCGCCCGGAGCGGGGCTGTCGGCACATGA
- a CDS encoding sugar transferase has translation MTTESTSVPPPSGRARTARHIPGHPGHGAEGQTALDQAVRGRAAAGRVAIAPPRDTRDVPDRVALPARRRPAAGAARFGLPLIAADALAVPAAATVLTGEQRVAVLLVPLVVGVVALNALGGLYRPGAVLSGLGQLPALAARIAAAWCAVAAALAALFPANALGFPALLSAVAVQLAVSCGCRSLLHARRRASARNRLRSALVVGTGAAARRLTALLAQHPEYGLRPVGVASPAALARDGATTGRAADRTADPQGAETAAGVRLAKEGTRDGGSGTEAPALPVLTTTEEIHRAVIQNGVQDALFIDCGGDANTRSDRSGPTDLVSLFHEYGCATWFVSTGRRATHLATVPAPMERHLWGFGYHRVAPPAAGGRRRGALAKRLLDLLIAAPVLLAVSPVLLLCALAVRLCDGPGVLFRQERVGQHGRPFTLLKFRTLRPSDENESATRWNIANDFRMSAAGNLLRRTSLDELPQLWNVLRGDMSLVGPRPERPFFVANFSKTHPGYAARHRMPVGITGLAQVHGLRGDTSIEERSRFDNHYIDHWSLWQDVCILVRTAVSLVRPAGS, from the coding sequence GTGACCACGGAAAGCACCAGCGTCCCTCCGCCGTCCGGGCGCGCGAGGACGGCGCGACACATCCCGGGACACCCGGGGCACGGGGCCGAGGGGCAGACGGCCCTGGACCAGGCGGTACGGGGAAGGGCCGCCGCCGGGCGCGTCGCGATCGCGCCTCCCCGCGACACCCGGGACGTCCCCGACCGCGTCGCCCTGCCCGCCCGGCGGCGCCCGGCGGCCGGCGCCGCGCGCTTCGGGCTGCCGCTGATCGCGGCGGACGCGCTGGCCGTCCCGGCGGCCGCCACCGTCCTCACCGGCGAGCAGCGCGTGGCCGTCCTGCTGGTCCCGCTCGTCGTCGGTGTCGTCGCCCTGAACGCGCTCGGCGGGCTCTACCGCCCCGGCGCCGTCCTGTCGGGGCTCGGCCAACTGCCCGCCCTCGCCGCCCGGATCGCGGCGGCCTGGTGCGCGGTGGCGGCGGCCCTCGCCGCGCTGTTCCCGGCGAACGCCCTCGGCTTCCCCGCCCTGTTGAGCGCGGTCGCCGTACAGCTCGCCGTCTCCTGCGGCTGCCGCTCGCTCCTGCACGCCCGCCGCCGCGCTTCGGCCCGCAACCGGCTGCGCTCCGCCCTGGTCGTCGGTACGGGGGCGGCCGCGCGGCGGCTGACGGCGCTGCTCGCCCAGCACCCCGAGTACGGCCTGCGGCCCGTCGGTGTCGCCTCACCGGCGGCGCTCGCTCGGGACGGCGCGACGACCGGCCGCGCGGCGGACCGTACGGCGGACCCGCAGGGCGCCGAGACCGCCGCGGGCGTGCGCCTGGCCAAGGAAGGGACCAGGGACGGCGGCAGCGGTACGGAGGCGCCCGCCCTGCCCGTACTGACCACCACCGAGGAGATCCACCGCGCCGTCATCCAGAACGGCGTCCAGGACGCGCTGTTCATCGACTGCGGCGGCGACGCGAACACGCGCTCCGACCGGTCGGGCCCGACCGACCTCGTCTCGCTGTTCCACGAGTACGGCTGCGCCACCTGGTTCGTCTCCACCGGCCGCCGGGCCACGCACCTCGCCACCGTGCCCGCCCCCATGGAGCGCCATCTGTGGGGGTTCGGCTACCACCGGGTGGCGCCGCCCGCCGCCGGTGGGCGCCGCCGGGGCGCTCTCGCCAAGCGGCTGCTCGACCTGCTGATCGCGGCACCGGTCCTGCTGGCCGTCTCGCCCGTACTGCTGCTCTGCGCGCTCGCGGTCCGGCTCTGCGACGGACCGGGCGTGCTGTTCCGCCAGGAGCGCGTCGGGCAGCACGGCCGTCCCTTCACCCTGCTGAAGTTCCGCACCCTGCGCCCGTCCGACGAGAACGAGTCGGCCACCCGCTGGAACATCGCCAACGACTTCCGGATGAGCGCGGCCGGCAACCTCCTGCGCCGTACCTCGCTGGACGAGCTGCCGCAGCTGTGGAACGTCCTGCGCGGCGACATGAGCCTGGTCGGCCCCCGGCCGGAACGGCCCTTCTTCGTCGCGAACTTCAGCAAGACCCACCCCGGCTACGCGGCCAGGCACCGGATGCCCGTCGGTATCACGGGTCTCGCGCAGGTCCACGGGCTGCGCGGCGACACCTCCATCGAGGAGAGGTCCCGCTTCGACAATCACTACATCGACCACTGGTCGTTGTGGCAGGACGTGTGCATTCTGGTACGAACCGCCGTCTCCCTCGTCCGCCCGGCGGGCAGCTGA